The DNA window GGAGACTACCACCAGTTCGCCTTCGGCTCCAATCCCGATCACGACGGCAACGTCTGGGTTGCGCTCTGCGAGCTCGGAGGAAAATCCAAGTGGCGCGGTTGGGCCGTCATGGTGAAACCCGACGGAACCACACTCCCGATGGCTTCGGGCTTGCGATCCCCGGGAGGGCTCGGATTCAACGCCAAGGGCGACGCATTCTGCACCGACAATCAGGGAACATGGAACGGCTCGTCCTCCCTGCGGCACCTGAAACCGGGATCCTTTCAAGGCATGCCGAGCAGTCTCCATCACTACGACCGGATCCCCGGCCTCGATGCACCCCCGACCCCGGTCAATGAAAGCCGGATCACTGACGAGTTGAAGCGCAGTCCGACACTGGTTCCCCCTGCCGTCATCCTGCCGCACGGCAGGATGGGTGCATCACCGACCGCGATCGTCCTCGACGACAGCGGCGGAAAGTTCGGACCCTTCGCCGACTCGCTGTTCATCGGCGAACAGAGCCACTCCCAGATCCAGCGGGTTTTCACCGAGCAGGTCGACGGGGTTTACCAAGGAGCCGCGTGGCACTTTCTGAAGGACTTCCAGTGCGGAATCGTGCCGGGCAAAATGGCAGCCGACGGGACCATGTTCGTGGGTGGGACCAATCGCGGTTGGGGCTCGCGCGGCACCCGCGGCTTCAGTCTCGAACGGATCCGATGGACAGGTCGGACTCCCTTTGAGGCGACCCGAATGAAGGCCCTCCACAATGGCTTCGAGTTGAAATTCACCGAGGCTCTCGACCCGGAAACCGCGACCGACCTGTCGAGCTACAAGATGGAATCGTGGACCTACATCTACCAGTCTAGCTACGGCAGCCCCGAGGTCGACAAGACCGTCCCGGAAGTCGTCCGGGCCATCGTCTCGGACCACGGCAAGACTCTGACATTGGAAGTCCGCGGACTGGTTCAAGGGCACGTGCATCTGCTCGATTGCGCCGGGCTTCGTTCTGCCGAAGGTCGCAGCCTCTGGCACCCCGCCGCCTACTACACGCTCAACCGCATTCCGGAGCCGCCCGCTCCCAGCGTGATGAGCCCGCCCCGGCCTCCGAACAACTGGCCAAAACTCCCGTGGCCGGAGAAACGCGAACTCCTGACCGGCATCTTTGCGCCGACCCCGGCGGACAAGCAGCGGATCGAGGAAGCGGTACCGCGAAAGGCAACCGTCACGACGGACGAACCCGCCGAGGCCCTCCTCTTCTGGCGCTGTCAGTATCCCCACGTCAGCATCGCCACGGGCAACCATGCCCTCGAACGGATGGCGGACTCTACCGGTGCCTACCGTGTCACGCTCAGCGACGACCCGGCCGACTTCACTCCGGAGAACCTCTCCAAATTCGACGTTGTCATTTTCAACAATACCACCAGTTACGACGTCACGCTCGGCGAGCAAGGTCGGGCAGCATTGCTCGACTACCTCAAGCGCGGCGGAGGAGTCGTCGGCATCCACGCCGCGTCGGACAGCTGCCGCGAATGGAAGGAAGGAATCGGCGTCATGGGCGGCGTGTTCAAGTGTCACCCTTGGTCACCGAAGGGAACGTGGGCGTTCAAACTCGACGAACCCGGACACCCGATCAACAGCGCCTTCGGCGGCTTGGGCTTCCGGCACCGCGACGAAATCTACTACTACCAGCCTGGTAGTTTCTCGGAATCGCGCTCCAGCACGCTCGTCAGCCTCGACATGCGGGAACCGGAGAACAGCACATCGCCCGACCTCTATCCGAACGTCCGCCAGTTCGCGACAACCGACGGGCACCACCCGGTCTCGTGGATCCATCAACTCGGCAAGGGCCGGATCTTCTACACCAACTTCGGCCACAACGCCTCGACCTTCTGGGACGGACGCATCCTCAAACATCTCCTCGACGGCATCCAGTTTGCCGCCGGTGATCTGGCCGCCGAATCGGCACCCTCGGGAGAGGCCGCAAACGCGACACCGCACCGCTGATCCCGATCAGACAGCCGCCACGTTAGCCATCTCCCGATGTCTCTTGGAGCTAGAGGGCAACAAGGGTAGGGAACGACGGTCCTACCCTCGCAGCCATTAGGGATCGATGTTGTGCCGCACGATCACAACCCAGTCCTTTTCCGCTGAACCCGGTGGCTTGCCCAGCAACTGCGCTCCCGGGCCACTGACGCTTTCAACCGAGCCTTTCTTCAGACCACCTCCGTGCCGCGGATCAAACCAGCGGACATCGAGTCGGTCGTCGGAGTCCGTCAGATCGAGGCTGGGTTCGCTTGATCCGTCGCGAAGGAGAATCAGATACACCTCGCCGCGTTTCGCGAGGCAGTAGCCGTCCGCTCCAGCAAGCAAACCGTCCTCGTTCGTCATTTCCGTCAATGGCACGTCTATCATGCGGAAGAAGTCTCGGGCGTGCCGGCACTGGTCCCACATGCGGTCCCGACTCCGGAAATCCTGACAGGTCAGATCGGAATGCGGGTGCTTGTAGCCGAAGTACCACTCGACTCCCCATCCGCCCGCCAGGAGATTCCCCCATAGCGCACCCTGCCGCGCATTGTCGTGGTCCGGATCCTCCGCATCGGGCAGCAAGGAATGCTCGGCGTCGCCCGGTTCATCACAGGCCACCATCCACTGCTTTCCTTTTCGCGCGCTACTTCGCAAGATATTGAGCGTCGCTTTGTGAACCTGGGAAAAGTCAGGCTTCGATGTCTGAAGCGACGCCCCGCAGTACGGAGAATTGTCGCCATAAACGTCGTCGAACCATTGCCCGTTGTGGATCACGATCGGATGATCATAGGGATCGATGCGCTGGATGAATCGCCCCATCTCCAGCCTCTGCCCGGTCGTCTGGGCCAGCTTCCGGTGAGCCGGATTCTTCCACTTCCCGTTTTCCTCACCCATGTTCCAGTTGAGGGCGGGATGATGCGAAAAGCGGGCCACCAGTTCCCGGTAGTACAGCTTGCGCAACGGTCCCGTATCCCCTTTGTCCAACAAGGTCTCGTTCTCGCTCTCCTGGGTCTTGAAGTGCAGGAACATCCCCTTGGCCGTCGCGTGGGCGAAGACCACTTCCCACTGGTCCATTCGCGAGACGTCGATCCGGTCGAGTTCGTCCGGACTCCTGTAAGGGAAGACATTCGCGTCGTCCCCTCCGATATTCATCGTAAGAAAGGAGATCGAGTTCAGCCCCTTGCCAGCAAGGTAGTTGACCGCACCGATCAGCCCCTTGCCCTTCCCCCCGCTCCAGACCGGATCACCTTGACGCCAATCCCGAACGTGGGGCTGCCACGTCTTGATCAACTTGTCCTTGATTCCGTCGGAGGCGAAATCGCCATCGAAATCGGCGTAAGCGAGGAGGTTCTCCGGGGCATCCACGCCGGTTTTCAGGAAGACCCTTCCGTCACCCAAGGTCCGGGGATAACGGTCACCGACGTAGGCGAGACGTCCAAGCGCCCGCATGTCGGGTGAATGCTTGTCGCTCGCTCCGATCGTCAAACTGCCGGTGTCGCCGTCGAAGTGTCCGCCCGGCATTCCGGCATCCGGCCCTGCTTCGACCGCGACTCCCGGCCCTTTTCTAAGCGATGCTTTCCAAGTCCACTCGCCGGTGAACGGCGGTGAAAAGTGAACCCGCCACCGATTGCCCGCCTCCGCGGATGTATTGGCGCTGTCGCCATCCGCGGCGAAGTAGCCGGGGACCCGCATCTCGGTGTTTCCATTCTTGAAGCGAACCTCGAAGCGATAGTCGGCAAACGGATTGGGTGTCGCGGTCTCGGCCGACTGCGGCCCCTCGAAGGTGAGGGTCACCTTGTGCCACTGCTTGAGTTCTCCGGCGATCTCCGGCGGTGTGGCGTGTGCGGAAACTCCTGCAACGAGCAGTGCCAGCATACCGGTCCTCTTCCGGCGGGATTGGGATTTCATGGAGCGAGATGGATCGGTCGGGTGGAGTTTGATCACTTGAAGGTCGAAACCTTCCCGGGCCGGTAGCCCGCCTTGGTGGCATCGCCCGGAATCGCTTCGAGGAAGAAAGCATCCCGATCCCGGTGGTAGGCCTTGTAAGGCATCAGACGGCACGGGACGTTCCCTTCATTCCATCCCATCCAATCCGTCTTGAGACGGTCCGCCTGCTCCGTTTCCTCCCGGGCGAGGTTCCGGCTTTCGGAAACATCCTCGGGAAGCCGGTAGAGTTCGGCCTTTCCTTTGCCTTGCGATAGCAGCTTGTCGCCTTTCGAAGAGAGCACCGCCCAGCGTGGACCGTTTTTCCAGAACAGCATGTCATGCGGAGGCGAATCGGTCTCGCCGGTCAGGTGCGGAACCAGGTCGACGCCTTCGAGTCCTGACCCGACACCCCTGCCCGTGCCCGCGCAGGCCAGAGCGGTCTTCGCGATGTCGAGGGCGATCACCGGATGTTCGAAGGATGATCCCGCAGGAATCCTCGCCGGCCAACTGGCGATGAACGGCACGTGGATGCCTCCGTCGTAGACGTCACCCTTGCCACCCCGGAACGGCTTGTTCGATGATCCGTTCCCCTTCGATGGCGAGTCGGGACCTGCCTGAGGACCACCGTTGTCGCTCAGGAAGAAGATGAGCGTGTTATCGCGGTGGCCGGCATCCTCGAGGGCCGAAACCACCTTCCCGATCCCGGCATCCATCACATCCACCATCGCGGCATAGATGCGCCGGTTCCGGTCTTCGATGTGTGCATACTTCCCGATCGCCTCCTTCGGCGCCTGCAGAGGCGCGTGGGGTGCGTTGTAGGCCAGATAGAGGAAGAAAGGCCGGTCGCCGGAGTCCCTGACGAACCCTGCCGCGTCTTCGCTCAGCGCAGTGGTCAGGTAGCCATCGAAGGCGGCTGGCATTCCGTTGCGCTCGAGCGCCTGGAGATAGCCCTCGGCCACCGGTTTCCGGAGATCGATGCTGATGTAGTCATGTCCACCGCCGAGAAATCCGTAGAAGTAGTCGAATCCGCGGTGGTTCGGATGAAACGCGGGTGCCGAGCCCAGATGCCACTTCCCGATCACGCCGGTGCGGTAGCCGGCATCCTGAAGGTGCTTGGGGAAAAGCACCTCGGCAGGGTCGATTCCCATGTAGGGGTTGGACGCATCGTAGGCCGGGTTCGTCTCGAAGCCGAAGCGATGCTGGTAGCGGCCCGACAGCAGCCCGGCCCGACTCGGTCCGCAAAATGGATGGGTGACGTAACCCTGGCGGAACACCACACCCGATGCAGCAAGCGCATCGAGATGCGGAGTCTTGATGTCGGTGGCCCCGGTGAAACCGGCATCCGCATAGCCCATGTCGTCGGCCATGATGACGATGATGTTCGGTCGGTCGTCCTTCGCGAGCACCGGAAGGGTAGCGCTACAGAGGAACAGAGCGAGGCAGAGGATGGGTTTCATGGGTATCTTGATCGGACGGACTCTACCGCTTTCGCTTCTCGGCCGCCTTCTTCAGCTCGGCTTCGCGAAGCTTGAGAAATTCGTGCGAGATCTCGACGGCCTCGGCCCGGTTGGCCTCGCTGTCGCCCCAGAACTCCCGCAGCACAGCCTCCGTTTCAGGGTAATGCGAGCCATCGTCTCCCACCCTTTTCCGAAGGGCCGCCAGCCTTGTCTTCAACTCGCTGGCAACCGCGGCGTAGGCAGGATCGCCATAGCGGTTCACCGTTTCCTCCGGATCCTTGGCCAGATCATAAAGCTCCCATCCCGGTGGCGTCCGATAGCCACCCTTGTAGTCGGCCCCGTAGTAGAAGATCAGCTTGTGGGTCTTGGTCCGGATTCCGACCTGGCCGGGATTGTCGTGGTGGGCCATGTGCATCCAGTACCGGTAGTACGCCTCCTGCTTCCAACCGGCCGGTTCCTCGCCCGTTTCACAGATTTCTTTGAACGACTTTCCCTGCATCGACCCGGGCGTTCCGATCCCTGCGAACGCAAGCATGGTTGGTCCGAAATCCACATTCTCCACGATCGCGTCGCTGACCGTCCCCGCCCTGATTGACTTGGGATATCGGACCAGGAACGGCATTCGCTGGGTCTCGTCAAACATCCACCGTTTGTCCTGGTAGTCATGCTCTCCAAGCATGAATCCCTGGTCGCCGGTATAGAGAATCACCGTATTGTCCATCTGTCCGCTCTCCTCGAGATAGGCGAAGAGTCGAGCAAGATTGTCGTCGATACCCCGGACGCATCGCAGGTATTTCCGGAGGTAGGCGTTGTAGGCCAGACGCTTGTTCTCCCGCTCGCTGTGATCGGCAGGATCGTAGTTCTCCGGGAACTCGTCCGGATACAATCGGGAAAGGTCGAGGACGTAGTTTCGTCGGGGGTTGCGCAGGCCGATCGAAGTGCCGATGTGCGGGATGAGCTCATCATCGGCACCCCGGGTCGCGATCGACCCGAATCCCTCGGGATGCGAATCCCATAGCGTATCCGGAGCGGGAATGTCCGTGTCGGAGAGATAGCTCTTATACCGAGGGGCGTTCTCGAAATAGTCGTGCGGCGCCTTGTAGTGGTGCATCAGGAAGAAGGGCCGATCCTTGTGCTTCCTGCTCTTCAGCCACGCCAGCGTGCGGTCGGTGATGATGTCGGTCGAGTGGCCTTCGGCGGACTCGACATTGCCAGGCCATGGCTTCTCACCCCGCACCCGGAACTCGGGATTGAAGTAGCTGCCCTGTCCCGGGAGCACGCAGTAGTAGTCAAAGGCAGCCGGCTCGGCCTTCAGGTGCCACTTGCCGATCATGGCGGTCTCGTAGCCGGCCTTCCCCATTTCGATCGCGAGCGTTTGCCTCGACGGCTCGATCCGCCCACCCAGATCGAACACGCCATTCGTGTGGTTGTACTGCCCGGTAATGATGCAGGCTCTCGATGGCGTGCAGATGGCGTTGGTGCAGCAGGCGTTTTCAAACATGATCCCCTCCTTCGCCAACCGGTCAATCGTCGGAGTCGGCGCGATTTCCGCCAACCGGGATCCATATGCGCTGATCGCCTGCCGGGTGTGGTCGTCCGACATGATGAACAGGACGTTCGGACGTTCGTCCGCAAACGCGGGCACCAGCAACAGAATCAGGAGTCGTGGGATACGGGTCATGAAAGTCGGACGGGGAATGTGTGGACGAGGGTGCTCCATGCAGAAATCCCCCGGAGGTTGCCCATTCAGGCGAGGAGCCCCTTCACCAGCTTGCCATGCACATCGGTCAGTCGGAAATGCCGCCCTTGGTATTTGAAGGTCAGGCGTTCGTGATCGATCCCCAGCAGATGGAGAATGGTCGCGTGCAGGTCATGCACGTGCACTCCATCCTTCACGATATTGTAGCTGTAGTCATCGGTCTCGCCATGGGTAAGGCCGCCTTTTACTCCACCGCCCGCCATCCACATCGTGAAGCAGCGCGGGTGATGGTCGCGACCGAATCCGTTCGGAGTCAGTTTGCCCTGGCAGTAGTTGGTCCGCCCGAACTCCCCACCCCAGATGACGAGCGTATCTTCCAGCATCCCCCGGGACTTGAGGTCCTTGATCAGAGCGGCCGACGGCTGGTCGGTAAGCCGGCACTGGTTCCGGATCGCACCGGGCAGAGAGGCATGGGCGTCCCAATCCTTGTGATAGAGCTGGATGAAGCGGACGCCACGTTCGGCAAGACGCCGGGCGAGCAGGCAGTTGTGGGCATACGTTCCGGGTGTCGTCACATCGTCGCCATACATCTCGAGAGTCGCCTTCGACTCGGTATGAATGTCGGTCACCTCCGGAACCGAAGCCTGCATCCGGAACGCCATCTCGTATTGGGCGATCTGGGTCTCCAGATACGGATCCGCCGTCTTCTCGAGCTGGAGCTGGTGGAGGCGGTTAATGTGCTCGATCACCGCCCGGCGGTTGGCCCGGCTTACCCCTTCGGGACTGTTGAGATAGAGCACCGCGTCCTTGTTCGGCGCGAACCGGACTCCGTCATGTTTCCCGGGCAGGAATCCGCTGCCCCAATAGCGGGACGTCAGCGGCTGGCCGCCAGCGCCATGCGTCGTCAGGACCACGAAATCCGGCAGATTGCTGTTCATCGTGCCCAGACCATAAGAAAGCCACGAACCGATCGACGGTCTTCCGGGAAACTGGGATCCCGTCTGCATCATTGTCACCCCGGGACCATGGTTGATGGCCTCGGTGTACATCGACTTGATGAAGCAGAGGTCGTCGACCACCCCTGCCGTGTGCGGCAGCAGTTCCGAAACCGTGGCTCCGCTGTCACCGTGTCGTGCGAACTTGAAGGGCGATCCGACCAACGGGAAACTCGCCTGATTCGTCGACATCCCGGTCAGCCGCTGTCCCATACGGACCGATGCCGGAAGCTCCTGACCGTGCTCCTTCTCAAGCCGCGGCTTGTGATCGAAGAGGTCCATCTGCGACGGCCCGCCTGACTGGAACAGATAGATGACCCGCTTCACCTTCGCAGGAAAGTGCAGTCCCTCGAGAGCGCCACCATCGAGACCCGCCGCCTCGGCGCGGCCCATCATGTGGGCCAATGCGATCCCGCCGAGGCCGACTCCGGTGGAGTTCAGGAAGTCCCGTCTGCTCAATCCGACAGGGCTGGCGTGTCCGGTGCAAAGGGGTGTCTTCATCGTTCGATCAGGGACTCGTCGAGGTTCATGATGGCGTTGACGACCAAGGTGGCCGCCGCCAAGCGGGGAAGCGGAATGTTCTCCTCCCGGGGTGCTGCGCCGACCTGCAGCAGCTTCAGCGCGGCGTCGGAATCGGAGGCATAGCTCTCCAGTTGGAGCTTGAAGAGATCGAGCAGGACCTTGCCCTCTTCCTCGGTGGGGGGACGACTCGTCAAGCGCCTGAAAGCCTCGGCAACGAGCCCTCGCCCATCTTCTCCGTGGCGTTTGCAAAGATCGGCCGCGAGGACGCGCGAAGCTTCGAGAAACTGGGGATCATTCAGCAGGATGAGGGATTGGAGAGGTGACGTAGTGACCTCCCGCTTGACCGTGCAGACGTCCCGCTTGGGTGCGCCGAAGGTGGTCAGCACTGGGGCCGCGGCATTGCGTTTCCACCAGGTATAGACGCTCCGGCGGTAGAGCCCGTCGCCCTTGTCCGGCTTCACCGGCTTGAAGGACACCTCGACCTGATAGGGCTTGGCCGTCGGTCCGCCCCACTTGTCCACGAGGAGCCCGCTGACCGCGAGAGCATTGTCGCGGATCATCTCCGCCGCAAGACGGGTCGTGTGGCTCCGGGCAAGATAGAGATTCTCGGGATCCTTGTGTCGCATCTCCGGAGTTGCCTCGGTGCTCTGGCGATAGGTGGCGGAGAGCACCATCATCCGCAGCAACCGCTTCACGTTCCATCCGTGGTCCATGAAGTCCCGGCTCAGCCAGTCCAGCAGCTCTGGATGGGTCGGAGGCGTCCCTTGCACTCCGAAATCCTCCGAAGTTGCCACCAGGCCCCGGCCGAAAACGAGCTGCCAGTAGCGGTTGACCGTAACCCGACTCGTCAGCGGGTTGCCCGGGTCGGTCAGCCAACCGGCGAAACCCAGACGGTTCTTCGGCAGATCCGGGGCCATCGGCGGAAGAAATCCGGGAGTATCGGGGCTGACTTCCTCTCCGTGACTGTCGTAAGCGCCGCGTTCGAGGATATAGGCCTTCCGTGGCGTTTCCATTTCCCGCATTACCGAGATCGCAGGAATGGAGTCCATCACCTTGTTCCACCCTGCCCGCTCCTCTTGAAGCGCCTGTCGGGCCGTCCGGCTCGACGGATGAACGGCGAGCAGGAAATGCTCCCTTAGGCGGCTCCGCTCCCCTTCATCGAGTTCGTCCGGTGCCTTGGCGAGCAGCTCCGACAGAGTCCCCACGACGCAGGCTTCGGCGATCTCCAGCGAACTGGCTTCCCGACTCCAGAAGCGGAAGCCGTCGACCAGGCCGTTCCGCAAGCCGGAGTCCCTGAAGCGTTCCCCGAGAACCAAACCCAGCTTGTCGCCGTTCCCGACCCGGGTGAACTGGTTGATGCTCCGCGTCAGGCCGTCCCGAACGACCACGGTCTCGGCCTCGCTGCCATTGACGAAAATCCTGAGACCGGAAGCCTTACTGGATCCATCGTAGGTCACGCCGAGATGGACCCACTTGCCCGCCTCCACCGGCTCGCGCGTCTGCACCCTCACGGCGTCACCCGGCCAGAAGTGGGCAAGCGAAGCCGTCGGCTTGCCATCGCTCAGAAGGAACTCATAGCCCATGCACGCCGAGTCGTCGGCACCCTTGCCACGGCTCAGGATATTGGCTCGCGGCGCAATCTCCGACGGCTTGATCCAGACCGCGGCCGACCACGGCTGATCCCGGTCGTAGGCTCCGACATCATGCACCTCAACCGAATCGTCACCGGTAACCAAGATCGCGCGACCGCTCCGTCCATTCTCGACAATCCGGTTGAGCAGCTTCGTCGTTCCGGAATGCTCGGGATTGGCGTCGTTCACAAGCCGTCCTTGCCTTCCGTCGATCTTTTCTACGGACTCGAAGTCGAGTGCGACCTCAAGGCCTCCGGACTCGCCGCCTCTCTCCGGATCCGACAGCCATGCGACGAAGTCCGCCTCGGCAGCCCCGGCGATCTGCCGCAACTCGCTTTCCGCAGCCTCGACCGCCGCCTTCCCGGCGGCGAGGGCCGCCTTGTCTTCCGGAGTTGCCAATGGCATCGCGGGCGTCGGAGCAGCCTCGCTGAAATAGGCGATCAGTCCGGACTCATCGACATTCGCGAAGAACGATCCGAGCGAATAGAAATCCCGCATCGTCAACGGGTCATACTTGTGATCGTGACACCGCGTGCAATTCATCGTGAGCCCGAGGAATGCGGTGCCCACGGTTTCGACCCGATCCGCGACATACTCGCAGCGGTATTCCTCAAGAACGCTTCCCCCTTCCATGCAATGCCCGTGCAGCCGACTGAAGGTGGTCGCGAGGCGTTGTTGGTCAGTCGCCCCGGGAATCAGATCGCCGGCAACCTGCTCGGTGATGAAGCGACCGTATGGCATGTTGTCGCGGAAAGCCCGGAGCACCCAGTCCCGCCACGGCCAGACGCGCCGCTCATGATCCCTCTGGTAGCCGTAGGAGTCCGAATACCGCGCCACGTCCAACCACTCGGCCGTCATCCTCTCGGCATAGGCATCCGTCGCCAGAAGCCTGTCGGCAACCTTCTCGTAAGCATCCTCCGAAGTGTCGGACTCGAAGGCGTCGATCTCCTCCAGTGTCGGAGGCAGCCCCGTAAGATCGAAGCTCACCCGGCGCAACCACTTCGCCCGGGGTGACTCCGGTGCGGGCTTCATCCCACTGTCCGAATGGCCGCGCGCGACGAACCGGTCGATCTCGTTGAGCGCCCAACCGCCTCCGGCCGAGGGCACCTGGACGGTCTCGGGCACGGGCACGAATGACCAGTGCTTCTCGTACTTCGCACCCTGCAGAATCCAACGGTCGATCAGATCCTTCTCGGCGTCACTCAACGTCAGGTTCGAGTCGGGAGGCGGCATCATCTCATCCTCATCTTCCGATCGGATCAGATGGTGCAGCTCGCTCTTTTGGAGATTTCCCGGAACGATTCCGAAATACCCGCCGAGGTCCTCATGGGCATGCTCTTCGGTATCCAGCCTGAAGTCGGACTTCTGGTTCTTCGCATCCGGCCCGTGACACTTGAAGCAGCGATCCGACAGGAGCGGCTTGATCACGTTTTGGAAGGATACACGCTCCTCCGCAAAAACCGCGCCTGCAAGCAGGACGGATCCGAGGACGATGGAGGATCTCAGGTTCATCTGGAAAAGATACGCTGGCTCTCGTCTCACCTTTTGGACAACTGGAGATACAATTTGTGTATATTTTGACGGTCTTCGAGCCAGACGCGGATCAGCGGAAGCGCCGGCGATACTGGGCTGGTGTGATTCCGAAGCTCCGACGAAACTTCCGTGTAAGATGACTCTGGTCGTAGAAGCCGCACTCGATGGCGATCTGGGTGATCGCCTTCTTCGTGGCCACCAATGCCCTGCGCACGTGTTGCAGCCGGACCGTCAGCAGGAACTCGGTCGGCGACATGTGCAGGATGGCACGGAATCGCACGTTGAACTGGGTGGACGACAGCCCGACCTTGGCCGCCATCGAAGACATGTTTACCGGCTCTCGGAAGTGTTCCTCGATGTGCCGGATGACCGGCACCATCTCTTGGAAGTGGCTGAGCTCGGCCTCGGGCGTATCGATTCGGTACATGACGCCGGCAATACCCTCGATCCGGTCGTCGTCTCCGATGAGCGGGATCTTGGTCGAGACGTACCATCGTGCGGGCCCCTTCACCTGGGGCACCAGCCAAACCTCACTCGGGGTCCGCTGCCGGGTCTCCATCGCCCGCCGGTCCTCGGCATGATAGGCCTCGGCGAGCGCAGGTGGCTGGAAGTCGTGGTCCGTCTTTCCGACCAGATCCCCCATCTCCTTCAGTCCGAAGACCTCACGCAACACCGACTCACTGACTCCGATATAGCGGTGATCCCGGTCCTTGGCATAGAAGTAGGCGTTCGGCAGGAAGTCGAACAACTCGAACACCCTCGCCGCCATCGGATACCTGCAGGCGAAGTCGGTTTCTGCGATCGAGGCGTTCATTGAAAATCGGCAAAGGACGAGGGTCCCTGATGCGGCTACACGGTTCCGAATCGAAACACGGTGCGGGATCGAAAGGCGTCGCCCGGCCGCAGCACGCTGTCCGGAGCATCCGCAAGGTTCGGGCCGTTCGGGTAGCGGGATGTTTCACAGCAGAAGCCCCGGAACTGACCGTATCGCATGCCTTCATTCCGGCGCAGCTCATCGGAGGTATAGAAACCGGTGTAGAAAAGCATCCCGGGCTCGGACGTCAGGACCTCCATCCGCCTTGCGCTCGAGGCATCGACGAACTCGGCGACCTTGCCGAACTCGCCCGCCTTCTTCCGAAAGACATAGTAATGCTCGAACCCCTTCGATTCCTCTGCGAACACCTCGCCAATCGGCTTCGGACGGCTGTAGTCCCAGACACTGCCCGAAACCTCGAACTCGTCACCGACGGGAACGTTCGACCCATCGGGGACAAGGAAACGGTCGGCATCGATCATCGCCTCGTGATCAAGGATCCGGTCGGCGAAGCCGTTCAGATTGAAGTAGGCGTGATGGGTCATCGAAAGCGGCGTCGCACGGTCGGTGACCGCACCATACTCGATCGAGAGTTCGTTCTCCTCGGTCACGGTGAACGTCACCGACATCTCCAGGTTGCCCGGGTAGCCGTTGTCGCCGTCCGGGCTCGTGATGGTCAGACGCAAACCGACCTTTCCCGGTTCCTCGAAGGTTTCGGCTTCCCACACGCGCTTGTCGATCGAGTCGATCCCGCCGTGAAGGTGGTTCTCCCCATCGTTGGCCGGGACCTCATGACGAACGCCGTCAACCCCGAATGCGGCATCCTTGATGCGACCGGCATAGCGGCCGACGACGCAACCGAAGTAGGGTGAGTTGGAGCGATACGCCTCGCTGAAGTACTCCCCGAGCGAATCGAAGCCGCAAGTGATCTCGCCCGGTCGCCCGTCGCGGTCCGCCACCCGCAGCGAGGTCAGGATACCGCCATAGTTCGTGATCCGGGCGACAAGTCCGTTTCCACTTGAAAGGGTGAAGAGATCCACCTCGCGCCCGCCTACCTCGCCGAACGGCTGCCGTTCAACTTTCATGGCGCTTCCTCCGCTACGACCACGGGCTCGCCACCTTCGGGGGCTCCGGCGGCCATCTTGTTGCCATACGAGATGATCAGGATACCGATCACCATGCAGCCCAGTCCGGCGTAGAGAAAACGTCTCGCCCGCCCCGATGCCTTGGCCCACTCA is part of the Haloferula helveola genome and encodes:
- a CDS encoding AraC family transcriptional regulator, yielding MNASIAETDFACRYPMAARVFELFDFLPNAYFYAKDRDHRYIGVSESVLREVFGLKEMGDLVGKTDHDFQPPALAEAYHAEDRRAMETRQRTPSEVWLVPQVKGPARWYVSTKIPLIGDDDRIEGIAGVMYRIDTPEAELSHFQEMVPVIRHIEEHFREPVNMSSMAAKVGLSSTQFNVRFRAILHMSPTEFLLTVRLQHVRRALVATKKAITQIAIECGFYDQSHLTRKFRRSFGITPAQYRRRFR
- a CDS encoding aldose epimerase family protein, whose translation is MKVERQPFGEVGGREVDLFTLSSGNGLVARITNYGGILTSLRVADRDGRPGEITCGFDSLGEYFSEAYRSNSPYFGCVVGRYAGRIKDAAFGVDGVRHEVPANDGENHLHGGIDSIDKRVWEAETFEEPGKVGLRLTITSPDGDNGYPGNLEMSVTFTVTEENELSIEYGAVTDRATPLSMTHHAYFNLNGFADRILDHEAMIDADRFLVPDGSNVPVGDEFEVSGSVWDYSRPKPIGEVFAEESKGFEHYYVFRKKAGEFGKVAEFVDASSARRMEVLTSEPGMLFYTGFYTSDELRRNEGMRYGQFRGFCCETSRYPNGPNLADAPDSVLRPGDAFRSRTVFRFGTV